In the genome of Pelodiscus sinensis isolate JC-2024 chromosome 3, ASM4963464v1, whole genome shotgun sequence, one region contains:
- the GPR63 gene encoding putative G-protein coupled receptor 63, with protein MVFSAMLTSAHSRILNATFIVYENAYMNFTTPQFLLRSDTTQPLMHSSGAMVTTEISTLLVTSPAILPTQEVFKSLSLPLQIILSAAMVFILLVSFLGNFVVCLMVYQKAAMRSAINILLASLAFADMLLAVMNMPFALITIITTRWIFGDIFCRVSAMFFWLFVIEGVAILLIISIDRFLIIVQRQDKLNPYRAKILIAVSWAASFVVAFPLSVGNPNLQIPSRAPQCVFGYTTSPGYQAYVILVVLISFFIPFMVMLYSFMGILNTVRHNAVRIHSHPDSICLSQASKLGLMSLQRPFQMSIDMSFKTRAFTTILILFIVFIVCWAPFTTYSLIATFNSHFYYKHNFFEISTWLLWLCYLKSALNPLIYYWRIKKFHDACLDLMPKYFKFLPQLPGHTRRRIRPSAIYVCGEHRSVV; from the coding sequence ATGGTTTTCTCTGCAATGTTGACATCTGCCCACTCTAGGATACTGAATGCTACTTTTATTGTCTATGAAAATGCCTACATGAATtttaccactccccaattttTGCTTCGTAGTGACACAACACAGCCTTTGATGCACAGTTCAGGGGCCATGGTCACCACTGAGATAAGTACTTTACTAGTGACCAGCCCAGCTATCCTGCCAACACAGGAAGTTTTCAAGAGTTTGAGTCTGCCACTCCAGATCATTCTGTCTGCTGCTATGGTATTTATACTGTTGGTGTCTTTTCTTGGAAACTTTGTTGTCTGCCTCATGGTCTACCAGAAGGCTGCCATGCGATCTGCAATTAATATTCTCTTAGCGAGCCTGGCTTTTGCAGACATGTTGCTTGCAGTGATGAACATGCCTTTTGCTCTGATAACCATCATTACCACGCGATGGATTTTTGGGGATATATTCTGCAGAGTCTCTGCCATGTTTTTCTGGCTGTTTGTCATAGAGGGGGTAGCCATCCTACTCATTATTAGCATTGATAGATTCCTAATTATAGTTCAGAGGCAAGATAAGCTGAATCCTTACCGTGCAAAGATTCTTATTGCTGTTTCATGGGCTGCGTCCTTTGTTGTGGCTTTTCCATTATCTGTGGGAAACCCCAACCTGCAGATACCTTCTAGAGCACCTCAGTGTGTTTTTGGCTACACCACTAGTCCTGGGTACCAGGCATATGTGATTCTAGTTGTActaatttctttttttattccATTCATGGTGATGCTGTACTCCTTTATGGGCATACTCAACACTGTACGCCACAATGCAGTGCGTATCCACAGCCATCCTGACAGCATATGCCTCAGCCAGGCTAGCAAGCTTGGTCTTATGAGCCTTCAGAGACCTTTTCAAATGAGCATTGATATGAGCTTTAAAACTCGTGCCTTTACGACCATATTGATTTTGTTCATCGTTTTCATAGTCTGTTGGGCACCTTTCACCACATACAGCCTTATTGCCACATTCAACAGTCACTTTTACTACAAGCACAACTTTTTTGAGATAAGCACTTGGCTCCTTTGGCTCTGCTACCTCAAGTCTGCACTGAACCCATTGATTTACTACTGGAGGATTAAGAAATTTCATGATGCGTGCTTAGACTTGATGCCCAAGTACTTCAAGTTTTTGCCACAGCTCCCTGGTCACACAAGAAGACGCATTCGGCCCAGTGCCATctatgtgtgtggggagcaccGGTCAGTCGTGTAA